The following coding sequences are from one Capsicum annuum cultivar UCD-10X-F1 chromosome 3, UCD10Xv1.1, whole genome shotgun sequence window:
- the LOC107863217 gene encoding dnaJ protein ERDJ2A has translation MADSGENSALFPIFILSVIALPLVPYTILKLLRATSEKEKSIHCECSVCSRSGKHRKSIFGRISKFSTCSNFTVLLLWVIVVFLVYCIKQSSREIEAFDPFSILGLEPGVSDSAIKKAYRRLSIQYHPDKNPDPAAHKYFVEYISKAYQALTDPISRENFEKYGHPDGRQGFQMGTALPQFLLDFNGSSSGIMLLWILGGFILLPMAFGVVYLSRASKYGGNNVRRETLVTYFDLVKPSLAPSKVMDVFIKAAEFMEIPVRRADDEPLQELFKLVKSELNLDGKNARQEQAKFWKKHPAIVKAELLIHAHLLRKADTLSSNLQQDYKRVLQLAPRLIDGLTKMATVPHTAKGHGWLRPAIGIVELSQCIIQAVPLSARKAGSGSSEGAASLLQLPHFSDAVITKIAKKVRTLQNLQDTTLQERAELLSDVAGLSAAEVQDVEKVLELMPHATIEVSCETEGEEGIQEGDIVTVQAWVTLRRANGLIAALPHAPYYPFPKGENFWFLLADANSNDVWFSESINFMDEAAAITTASTITEGKMEASGASMEEIAAAVKDAVAKVKRGCRLILGKIQAPQAGNYSLNSHLMCDTWIGCDTKTSLKLKILKRSRAGSRGGHAAEGMQEGNDVEDEDEDDIEEDEDGDQSEYSEDEDEDKDEAEDDEAD, from the exons ATGGCTGACTCTGGAGAAAATAGTGCTTTGTTCCCAATCTTTATATTGTCAGTAATTGCCTTACCCTTAGTACCCTATACAATACTAAAATTACTTCGTGCTACTTCAGAGAAGGAAAAGAGTATTCACTGCGAGTGTTCAGTTTGCTCTCGATCAGGGAAACATCGCAAATCCATTTTTGGAAGG ATTTCTAAGTTTTCAACCTGTAGCAACTTCACCGTGCTGCTGCTTTGGGTCATTGTGGTTTTCCTTGTTTATTGCATCAAGCAAAGTAGTCGTGAG ATTGAAGCTTTTGATCCGTTCAGCATTCTTGGGCTAGAACCAGGAGTTTCCGATTCTGCAATAAAGAAGGCATATAGGAGACTTTCAATACAATACCACCCGGACAAAAACCCTGACCCAG CTGCTCATAAGTATTTTGTGGAGTATATTTCCAAAGCTTACCAGGCCCTGACAGATCCGATCTCAAGGGAGAATTTTGAGAAATATGGACATCCAGATGGCAGACAG GGTTTTCAAATGGGAACAGCACTTCCTCAGTTTTTGCTTGATTTTAATGGCTCATCTTCTGGTATAATGTTACTTTGGATTCTTGGAGGTTTTATACTGCTGCCAATGGCGTTTGGTGTTGTTTATCTATCAAGAGCATCAAAGTATGGGGGAAACAATGTTAGGCGTGAAACTCTTGTCACTTACTTTGATTTAGTGAAGCCCTCCTTGGCTCCAAG CAAAGTTATGGATGTATTCATTAAGGCGGCTGAATTCATGGAAATACCAGTTCGAAGAGCCGATGATGAACCTCTTCAGGAACTCTTCAAACTTGTGAAAAGTGAACTGAACCTGGACGGTAAGAATGCCAGGCAGGAACAAGcaaaattttggaaaaaacaTCCTGCTATTGTTAAG GCCGAATTGTTGATTCATGCCCATTTACTTCGTAAAGCAGACACTTTGTCTAGTAACTTGCAGCAAGATTACAAACGTGTGCTGCAGCTTGCGCCTCGCCTTATCGATGGGCTAACCAAG ATGGCAACTGTGCCACACACTGCTAAGGGACATGGTTGGCTAAGGCCTGCAATTGGAATTGTCGAGCTCTCCCAGTGCATAATTCAG GCCGTTCCCCTTAGTGCTAGGAAGGCAGGTTCAGGATCTTCCGAAGGTGCTGCTTCGCTTTTACAGCTTCCACATTTCAGTGATGCAGTCATCACAAAGATAGCAAAGAAG GTGCGTACGCTACAGAACCTCCAGGACACGACCCTTCAAGAACGTGCCGAGCTGCTTTCTGATGTTGCTGGTCTCTCCGCTGCTGAAGTACAAGATGTGGAGAAGGTACTGGAATTGATGCCTCATGCAACAATTGAAGTTAGTTGCGAGACTGAGGGCGAGGAAGGCATACAAGAGGGGGACATTGTCACGGTGCAGGCATGGGTGACACTCAGGCGTGCTAATGGTTTGATCGCAGCTCTTCCACATGCTCCATACTATCCATTCCCCAAGGGAGAGAACTTCTGGTTTTTACTTGCAGATGCCAATTCAAACGATGTCTGGTTTTCTGAAAGTATCAACTTTATGGATGAAGCAGCAGCCATAACAACTGCTTCAACAATAACCGAAGGGAAAATGGAAGCATCAGGGGCAAGTATGGAGGAGATTGCTGCTGCCGTTAAAGATGCTGTTGCGAAAGTTAAGAGAGGGTGCCGTCTGATCTTGGGGAAGATCCAAGCTCCACAGGCAGGGAATTACAGTTTAAACAGTCATTTGATGTGCGACACATGGATTGGATGTGACACAAAGACAagcttaaaactaaaaatattgaagagGAGCAGAGCTGGAAGTCGAGGTGGTCATGCGGCTGAGGGAATGCAGGAAGGGAATGATGTTGAAGATGAAGACGAAGATGACATTGAAGAAGACGAGGACGGTGACCAGAGCGAGTATAGCGAGGATGAGGATGAAGACAAGGATGAGGCCGAGGATGATGAGGCTGActaa